A region of Paraburkholderia sp. BL23I1N1 DNA encodes the following proteins:
- a CDS encoding superoxide dismutase, which produces MEHTLPPLPFAKNALVPNMSEETLEYHYGKHHQTYVTNLNNLIKGTEFENLSLEEIVKKASGGIFNNAAQVWNHTFFWNSLSPQGGGAPTGALADAINAKWGSFDKFKEEFAKTAVGTFGSGWAWLVKKADGSLDLVSTSNAATPLTTDAKALLTIDVWEHAYYIDYRNARPKFVEAYWNIVNWAFASKNFA; this is translated from the coding sequence ATGGAACATACGCTCCCGCCGCTGCCGTTCGCAAAAAACGCACTCGTTCCGAACATGTCGGAAGAGACGCTTGAGTATCACTACGGCAAGCACCACCAGACCTATGTGACTAACCTGAACAATCTGATCAAGGGCACGGAGTTCGAGAATCTGTCGCTCGAAGAGATCGTCAAGAAGGCATCGGGCGGTATTTTCAATAACGCTGCTCAAGTGTGGAACCACACGTTCTTCTGGAACAGCCTGTCGCCGCAAGGTGGCGGCGCACCGACCGGCGCACTGGCTGACGCGATCAATGCCAAGTGGGGTTCGTTCGACAAGTTCAAGGAAGAATTCGCCAAGACCGCAGTCGGCACGTTCGGCTCGGGCTGGGCATGGCTGGTGAAGAAGGCCGACGGTTCGCTCGACCTGGTGTCGACGAGCAACGCAGCTACGCCGCTGACCACGGACGCGAAGGCGCTGCTGACGATCGACGTGTGGGAACACGCGTACTACATCGACTATCGCAACGCACGTCCGAAGTTCGTTGAAGCGTACTGGAACATCGTCAACTGGGCATTCGCGTCGAAGAACTTCGCGTGA